The window TAACCTTTCCTTGTGTTCCGATCCGGACACATTTTTCTAATCAAAATAAAGGTAGGAATCTCTGCATGGGGTTACAGTGATGCGCCCTGGCCACTAGAGGGCGCCCTAAGCACTCGCCTAGACCGCCTATGCCCAGATACGGCCCTCTTGAGAGTGTGCGATGGCGGCCCTGTCCCGGATTCGTTTCTGACTTCCATCCTATGCTAGCTAGGACTGGCTCCACACCCCCAACACGATACCCAACCCTGGCCtgcattaagcaggttagaagatGACATTTCTTGGATAATCTTTGCCCATATAATCCCTTTTACACATTTCGGGATACATCATTACTCAGAGTTATCACAATAATTTTATTATTCCAATTTTTGTCCTTCAAATTGTTTGTTTCATAATGGCATCGACGTTAATAAAGCCACAGTAGTAAAATATGTAATGTACTTTCAAATGATTTACCAAAGCTATAGGATTAGCTTTCAAaaccattttatattattttactgaacaatctaatttgaactttaaagaaaagtctTTATGTTCCAAGAAATTGCCATAAATATTTTGTGATATGTGAGTTGATTTCTCTTCTTATCGTAAATACGAATTGTCTGCCTCACACATGGTGGAGCAGAGCAATAATCACAGGTGGCAATGCCAGCCCCAGCCCCACTCTTGAACTCCCCGATGTTGCTCCCCACGGTAAAAAACCAACATCCGGTCAACAAAGATAAATCGAATTAAGCtgaatttatatagtgccttacacattgATCATATCATAAAATAGACACGGTCCCACTTTGAAACAACATTCGTGTTTACAACAAGAACACCTTATTCTCCTTTTcggacctctttttttttttggcaactttACCTTTGAATTAACTTGCATCTTTCTCTGTGCAGACCATATCGTTTTCCCCCTGCACCCTCAACACCCGGAGACCACTTTGACCACTTTGACCACTTTGACATTCCCCAAACCTTGGATCTCACATTATCTTTCTTGCTGCCACGTCCCCCCCTCTCCCCCTCTTAGTACTCGTCTCTCCGTGTCACCAGCCGCACCCCCTTCGCTAACTGGTAATACTCCTTTAATTTCAGTTGACGAGGGGCGGGATTCCCCATCTCCAGTATATGAAGCCCGGCGCAGATCTCTCTTCTTGCGTAGTTACGCGAGTCATCTCCACTCCACCAGTGCCTCCGCTGAACCGAAGCCCCATTCGTGAAATTTCAGACCTCAACGATGAACGCCAGCTTTAATAACAATTCTGATCCCGCCTCCGAATACGATGCAGGGTACTTTGTCGTGCCCATCTTCATGTTTGCAATTGGTGTAGTGGGTAACATCATCGCCATAGCGGTGCTGTCCCGCTCCAAGAAAGAGCGCCGGGAGTCCGCCTTCTATACGCTGGTGTGTGGACTCGCTGTCACCGACCTGCTGGGTACCTGCCTTGCCAGTCCGCTAACTATCTTCACCTACATGAACGGCACCTCCTTGGAAGACCAAGCCCTCTGCGAGTTTGATTcctttctccttctcttcttcGGGGTCACAGGGCTGTCCATTATCTGCGCCATGTCCGGCGAGCGCTACCTGGCCATCAGCCGGCCGTACCTGTACCAACGTAAAGTCAGCACGACCGGGGCGCGCCGGCTGCTCTGCGCCATTTACGCCATCAACGCGCTCTTCTGTGCCCTCCCAGCATTAGGAATGGGAAAAAGTGTCCTACAAAAGTCAGAGACCTGGTGCTTCATCGACTGGCGGTCAAGTGAGCCCCTGCAGGTCTCCTACTCCTTCTTGTACGCCGGCACGAGCTCTCTGCTCATCGCGGCCACCCTGGCTTTCAACGTTGCCGTGTGCGGTACTCTGCTGGCAATGCAGAAGGGGGCGCGCTGCCGCAGAGGGCAGATGAACGGCCCGGGCACCTCCGAGGCCGAGGTGCAAATGATGGTGCTGCTGGTGGTGACTTCCGTGGTGGTCCTGTTCTGCTCGACGCCGCTGGTGGTAAgttgaatgaattttaaaaaaaattaaatctaaagtgGGTGAAGATTCGTCCTCGAAATATCGTATTAAATCAACAGTTCGCTTTCATTTCATCATAAAGTGCGGACTTCCGAGGCAGAAGCAGCATCGCAGCGGAATTCCTTCCTAGGTATTTGGCAAGTCTTTGATTTTTCTAACTGCCTAAAAAGACCAGGGATGCTGGTGtagtttcacatttttattcGTGAATTTGTAGAACACGGCTGATTAAGGAAATCGGATAAGTGGGAATCGGTTGACACATACTTTTTGAGTAAAATTCAGATTTGGGTTTAAATCCCATGTGCCTGCTCTGGAGCCCCGTGCAGGTTTGGTTCTTTCATAGTTGCCGAGGCTGTCTGGTTAGGCTGAAGAGTGGACTTTAGATTTACTTTTCCTGGTCTAACTATGATGTACTCTTAACAATAAAGGTTCTAAAATGTCACTGTACGGAGTTCCCGGATCCATTCCTTACAAATAATCATTTCATTCTGTGTACGAAGCTGTTTCATTGGGCTTTGAAATATGTGGGCAAAACCGACATGTTTAAAGGATAtgaggctacctagcaggatagaAAAGCCTGAACTTAATCTGTGTTTTTGTATGCGACAAGGGTCCTTTTAAAAGCAGGATCCCATTGTGATTTCACAAATTCCTTATACCCTAGGTggacctaaataaataaaggtcctTTCTTGAACCTTCATGAGGATGGTTTGCTCTAAAGAACCACTTACGACACGTCTGTTTTTAAGGGTGTACTGTGGTAGTCTTCTAGAATAGTTCCTGCtcacattcttttaattttgcagGCAGAATGAAAACTTATTTTCTGAGCAATTTCACCGATTGTTGGAGGCGCTATGGCGTCGTGGTCCAGGTTCGATTTCTGTCCTGTTGTGTGTAGCTTTTCTCAGGAGGTGTGCTTAAAAAATCGCAGTTTCGCAGAAATGGAAACGCGATGAAAGCCCCGTCTGAGTGAATAAATATTTACTATGATTAACCTTGTTAATTATAATGAAGAGCCAGGCATAACTTACAGAAAGGAAACAATTCAAAGTTATGACATGCAAATACATTGCACAATAAAAGTGAACGGACTAGGGAGTATCTTTGTAGCCATGTCCAGTGACTAAGTTTCCCAGTCCGgatttccatccatcctttatccagcTCGCAATATCctagggtcaagggggtctgctggagccaatcccagccaacacagggtgcaaggcaggaaacaaaccccgggcagggcgcacacacacccacactagggacaatttaggatcgccaacgcacctaacctgcatgtctttggactgtgagaggaaaccggagcacccggaggaaacccattcagacaaggggagaacatgcaaactccacgcagggtgaacctgggtcttctaactgcgaggcagaagtgctatccactgcgccaccgtaccgccctcAGTCCGGATTTGCTTTTTTGGTTTTAACATACGTTAACTGAAGATAAATGATTATTAAAATCAACATAGCCGAAACAACTAGAAAGGTGGCTTCCCCATTTCCTTGATTATTCCGTGGAAAAAGAATTCGGGAAATGGTTGGAAAACTATGCGCGCCGTATTATAATGTGaagtttatttaatatatatatatatatatatatatatatatatatatatatatatatatatatatatatatatatatatatatatatatatatatatatatgtctgtgtgagagagagagaaagagacttgTATATATCTCTGCATAACTTTTATTAAAACCCAATTGAAAATTTCCATCGATCTGTAATCAAAGAGTGGGAGCAAAAGTAAATATTCACAGACGCATAAAATTACGGCATATCTGTGATTTCccctttttcaattaaaaaaagtacaatttgTATCAATGTATTATGTAATACTTAtatttagataaatagatagatagatagatagatagatagatagatagatagatagatagatagatagatactttattaatcccaaggggaaattcacataatttacATGACCGCCATGAGGTAAATAGATAATAATCATCaccttcatcatcttcttcttttatcATGATTGGCGCAATGGTTCACGAGTTCAAATTCCACCCAAAACTAAAGAATTATTAGTATTAAGATCACAAAAAGTACCATCAccccaaaacaaatgaaaaaacgcCTCCCATACGTGTTGACAAAGAATATATGTCTATAAATTATAATTACACCAAGTATAACTGCATTTATGACATTTATTTcttgaaaataaacacaaaagaacttGACAAGGAAAATTAATTAAGTCCGAAGATTTATTGTTTGAGTGCTACTATAGTAACAGGATATAATGTTAGATCTAcgtatttgttttaaattaggacaacttaaattaattaaatagaaataggtgtcataattttattaaatatatccaAGAAGTTactttttcagtattatttttttaacctatttCAAATGAGTACATTTTACATATTAACGATTAATTGacattatttaaacataaaagtaGTTGAATTTACTCAGTAATATTGCTTGCAATATGTTGTCATAATCGTTACAGTAAATCCAACAAGTCTTTTTCTAAAGTAATCATTTGTATTCAAAATAagaatttccatccattttctgaaatcaGTTTTTCAAATGCTAATATTGGAGTTGAAGTCAAACCTGGCTACTTCGAAAACAATAGAAAATCGAGCAAAAACCTCCCACCAAATGCCCCAATCCTATATGAGCGCAATGTCACACACGGTACCAAAGTAGTCACctacatatttgaaaataactaaaatatcAAGTGACTTAATAATCCCAAagagcagcacggtggcgcagtggtgtcACGGCTGTCTCGCAAtataaggagaccaaggttcgcGTCCCGGGTTCTGTTTGCGTGAAGTTCGCATGTTATCTCCGTGTCTAcggtccacagacatgcaggttaggtgtgctggtgacactaaattggccgtGTGTGTGTTAACCCTGCGATGGAtccggtgccctgtccagggtttgttcctgccttgtgcccatgcTAGCTGGTGTAGGCTTCAGTAACCCTCCAAAGGAACCGTGGTCTGGCACGATGTTCCCAAACAAGGAAACACTCTTAAAACTAAAGGTGATAAAGTACTTCTTCCGAGCAATGCCACAGGGGGACCATCTGTGTGGAGTTACCTTTTATTTAGCTCCGTAACGAGTTCTCATAACACATTTGTCAAATCCTAATGGGTTCCCGGTTTTAAAAGGACTCATGCTGCATGTATTAACACAGGTTCGGTTGAGGTTTTTTTGATCT of the Polypterus senegalus isolate Bchr_013 unplaced genomic scaffold, ASM1683550v1 scaffold_5367, whole genome shotgun sequence genome contains:
- the LOC120520414 gene encoding prostaglandin E2 receptor EP4 subtype-like, whose amino-acid sequence is MNASFNNNSDPASEYDAGYFVVPIFMFAIGVVGNIIAIAVLSRSKKERRESAFYTLVCGLAVTDLLGTCLASPLTIFTYMNGTSLEDQALCEFDSFLLLFFGVTGLSIICAMSGERYLAISRPYLYQRKVSTTGARRLLCAIYAINALFCALPALGMGKSVLQKSETWCFIDWRSSEPLQVSYSFLYAGTSSLLIAATLAFNVAVCGTLLAMQKGARCRRGQMNGPGTSEAEVQMMVLLVVTSVVVLFCSTPLVVRVFVNQIMQPMPVKDISDSADLTAIRIASVNPILDPWIYILLRRSVFRCVLGLAKGAFRHRKNSLALGHGHPLAYLNASKSHVPVLLRLEIFNREELNTREHPEAETCGSADTSTTFVGDDGGEEQPLPTAAEPTAEIHKTVKCPEGASLGHSSLLCPATT